A portion of the Calothrix sp. 336/3 genome contains these proteins:
- a CDS encoding molybdenum cofactor biosynthesis protein B, whose protein sequence is MNPIPHADKIGVTVTCAVLTVSDTRSQETDKSGRLIQDLLQAENHCIASYMIIPDEPVQIQQRLASLSENPVIDAIILNGGTGIAPRDTTYDAVEKLLNKTLPGFGELFRFLSYQEIGSRAIASRAVAGVYQQKLIFSLPGSSNAVRLGMEKLIIPELVHLVTQLRG, encoded by the coding sequence ATGAATCCCATTCCCCACGCTGATAAAATAGGAGTTACTGTCACTTGTGCAGTGCTGACTGTTAGTGATACTCGTTCTCAAGAAACAGATAAAAGTGGTCGATTGATTCAAGATTTATTACAAGCTGAGAATCATTGTATTGCGTCCTATATGATTATCCCGGATGAGCCAGTACAGATTCAGCAGCGATTGGCTTCTTTGAGTGAAAATCCTGTCATTGATGCAATCATTTTGAATGGTGGTACGGGTATTGCTCCACGGGATACAACCTATGATGCGGTGGAAAAGCTTTTAAATAAAACCTTGCCAGGATTTGGTGAGTTGTTTCGGTTTCTAAGTTATCAGGAAATTGGTTCTAGGGCGATCGCCTCTCGTGCAGTTGCTGGTGTTTATCAACAAAAATTAATTTTTTCCCTACCTGGTTCGAGTAATGCTGTACGTCTAGGGATGGAGAAACTGATTATACCAGAATTAGTCCATTTAGTGACACAGTTACGGGGATAA
- the psb28 gene encoding photosystem II reaction center protein Psb28 yields the protein MAKIQFSKGIDEDVIPDVRLTRSRTGESGTATFTFTNPKALSESSTEDITGMYLIFKGGELVTREVKAKFVNGKPEAIEAVYLMKSPQEWEQFMQFMEEYAEENDLGFDKS from the coding sequence ATGGCAAAAATTCAATTTTCCAAAGGTATTGACGAAGACGTAATTCCCGATGTGCGTTTGACGCGATCGCGCACTGGTGAGAGTGGTACAGCAACTTTTACTTTTACTAATCCTAAAGCTCTGAGTGAAAGTAGTACAGAAGATATCACTGGTATGTACTTAATTTTCAAGGGTGGTGAGCTAGTTACCAGAGAAGTTAAGGCAAAATTTGTCAACGGGAAACCGGAAGCAATCGAAGCAGTATATCTGATGAAGTCTCCCCAGGAGTGGGAACAGTTTATGCAGTTTATGGAAGAATATGCAGAGGAGAATGATTTGGGATTTGATAAGTCATAG